In one window of Candidatus Hydrogenedentota bacterium DNA:
- a CDS encoding LysE family translocator encodes MVASLTAGIVLGLSAGFSPGPFLALVISQSLEHGAREGVKVAMAPLITDVPIVLVSVLLLARLADYHIALGGITLAGALFLVYLGCESLRTSGFEPEARRAGPQSLRKGVLVNFLNPHPYLFWLTVGSPILVRSWAESAVTAAAFLAAFYGCLVASKVLVAVSVGQSRRFFAGRPYVYAMRVLGALLLLFALLLFRNALEFLRMAG; translated from the coding sequence ATGGTTGCTTCGCTCACCGCAGGCATCGTTCTTGGTCTTTCGGCGGGCTTTTCGCCCGGTCCGTTTCTCGCGCTGGTCATTTCTCAATCGCTGGAACATGGCGCGCGGGAGGGCGTCAAGGTCGCCATGGCGCCGTTGATCACGGACGTGCCCATCGTCCTCGTATCGGTTCTGCTGCTGGCGCGGCTGGCTGATTACCACATTGCTCTCGGCGGGATCACGCTTGCGGGCGCCTTGTTTCTCGTGTATCTCGGCTGCGAGAGTCTCCGGACAAGCGGCTTTGAACCCGAGGCGCGGCGGGCCGGTCCGCAATCGCTGCGCAAGGGGGTGCTGGTCAACTTCCTGAACCCGCATCCGTATCTCTTCTGGCTGACGGTCGGCTCGCCCATCCTCGTGAGGAGTTGGGCGGAAAGCGCGGTCACGGCGGCTGCATTTCTCGCGGCGTTCTATGGGTGTCTGGTGGCCTCCAAGGTCCTGGTCGCGGTGTCGGTGGGCCAGTCGCGGCGCTTCTTTGCCGGCCGGCCTTACGTGTATGCCATGCGTGTGCTCGGGGCGTTGCTGCTGTTGTTCGCGCTATTGCTGTTCCGGAACGCCCTGGAGTTTCTGCGCATGGCGGGATAG
- a CDS encoding response regulator, translating into MHEPPRILTIEDVDTVRHSIVGYLSDSGYEVIEAENGRVGLQRILLDRPDVVLCDLRMPELDGLDVLAEIGRFLPETPVIVVSGTGDVQDAVQALRLGAWDYIMKPIQDMAVLEDSVKKAIERSKLIIQNREYRENLLRSNRELEASLRSLEEAKATAELANRAKSTFLANMSHEIRTPMNAIIGMTEILSDTGLTAEQRDFVETIQHSGEGLMDILNDILDFSKIESGKIELEQLPFDLHDHVERIADTIAQQADAKDIELGVLIDPDTPRYVLGDPVRLRQILLNLLHNAVKFTSQGEVVLRVYPKPGDGPPLPDGVRFEIRDTGIGIPAERIPLLFQPFMQADASTTRKYGGTGLGLAICRRLVELMGGDIHVESATGEGSCFWFQIPLSKTEETLAAVPDMLTVELRGLRVLIVDDNHTNRLILRMHLERWGCKITEAASGKDALDLMRETVAAGHAFRLALVDLQMPEMDGETLTQRIKEDPLLSGTSVVLLTSLGCRKSADELVRIGFEGALCKPLKQAALLNCLTSVLAHRPQEGKRSVSGFLMEGTTGSGVHPPFRILVAEDVSANQKVVQQFLVRGGYHCTVTANGREALERLAEEDYDLVLMDCQMPEMDGYEATRRLREEEGPAKHTPVIAMTASVMKGDRERCFDAGMDDYLAKPIGRATLYSALQRWLENKAAVKLRVKTGPPAVTPETEDGDPLPVQLDYLTKFTGANSAFLQELVDTFLQENQQHLESLLAAIENADLKQTEFHAHAIKNGALTFHAPSISEIALKMEHAARSGDLRAASGLANPLREAYDQVVSYLKRHVLESAGQSQE; encoded by the coding sequence CGAGGTGATCGAGGCCGAAAACGGGCGCGTCGGGTTGCAGCGCATCCTGCTGGACCGTCCGGACGTGGTTCTCTGCGACCTGCGCATGCCGGAACTGGACGGGTTGGATGTCCTGGCGGAGATTGGCCGGTTCCTGCCCGAGACGCCCGTGATCGTGGTGTCGGGCACTGGCGACGTGCAGGACGCCGTGCAGGCGCTGCGCCTGGGCGCCTGGGACTACATCATGAAGCCGATTCAGGACATGGCCGTGCTGGAGGATTCGGTCAAGAAGGCCATCGAGCGGTCCAAGCTCATCATTCAGAATCGGGAGTACCGCGAAAACCTGCTGCGGAGTAATCGGGAACTCGAGGCGAGCCTGCGGAGCCTGGAAGAAGCCAAAGCGACGGCGGAACTGGCGAACCGCGCCAAGAGCACGTTCCTGGCCAACATGTCGCATGAGATCCGCACGCCCATGAACGCCATCATCGGCATGACCGAGATCCTCAGCGACACCGGCCTTACGGCGGAGCAGCGCGATTTTGTCGAGACGATCCAGCATTCCGGCGAGGGGCTTATGGATATCCTGAATGATATCCTCGACTTCTCGAAGATAGAATCCGGGAAGATCGAATTGGAGCAACTTCCGTTCGACCTGCATGACCATGTCGAACGTATTGCGGACACGATCGCCCAGCAGGCCGATGCCAAGGATATCGAACTCGGCGTACTGATCGACCCGGACACGCCAAGATATGTGCTCGGCGACCCCGTCCGCTTGCGCCAGATACTCCTGAATCTTCTGCACAATGCGGTCAAGTTCACTTCGCAAGGAGAGGTGGTCTTGCGCGTGTACCCGAAGCCCGGCGATGGGCCGCCCCTGCCCGACGGAGTACGATTTGAGATTCGGGACACGGGCATAGGAATCCCCGCGGAGCGGATTCCGCTGCTGTTCCAGCCGTTCATGCAGGCGGACGCGTCCACCACGCGCAAATATGGCGGCACAGGCCTCGGATTGGCCATCTGCCGGCGGCTCGTTGAATTGATGGGCGGGGATATCCATGTGGAGAGTGCGACGGGCGAGGGTTCCTGTTTCTGGTTTCAGATTCCGTTGTCGAAGACGGAAGAAACGCTCGCTGCCGTGCCGGACATGCTGACCGTCGAACTGCGCGGGCTTCGTGTGCTGATTGTCGACGACAATCACACAAACCGCCTTATCCTGCGCATGCACCTGGAACGCTGGGGCTGCAAAATCACGGAGGCCGCGTCGGGAAAGGATGCGCTCGACCTGATGCGGGAAACCGTTGCCGCCGGCCACGCGTTCCGGCTGGCGCTGGTCGATCTCCAGATGCCCGAAATGGACGGAGAGACCCTGACGCAACGGATCAAAGAAGACCCTTTGCTGAGCGGCACCTCGGTCGTGCTCCTGACTTCGCTGGGATGCCGGAAAAGCGCGGATGAGCTGGTCCGGATTGGATTTGAAGGCGCGCTCTGCAAGCCGCTGAAGCAGGCGGCGTTGTTGAACTGCCTCACCTCGGTGCTCGCTCACAGGCCGCAGGAAGGGAAGCGGTCCGTTTCGGGATTTCTGATGGAAGGGACCACGGGCTCAGGCGTGCATCCGCCTTTTCGCATCCTCGTGGCTGAGGACGTGTCGGCCAACCAGAAAGTCGTGCAGCAGTTTCTCGTGCGCGGCGGTTACCACTGCACGGTTACCGCGAACGGGCGGGAAGCGCTCGAAAGGCTGGCCGAGGAGGACTATGACCTCGTGCTGATGGACTGTCAGATGCCGGAAATGGACGGCTACGAGGCGACACGCCGCCTGCGGGAAGAAGAAGGCCCGGCCAAGCACACGCCTGTCATTGCCATGACCGCTTCCGTAATGAAAGGGGACCGCGAACGCTGCTTTGACGCAGGGATGGACGACTACCTCGCGAAGCCCATAGGCCGCGCAACGCTGTATTCCGCATTGCAGCGCTGGCTGGAGAACAAGGCGGCGGTGAAGCTGCGTGTGAAAACGGGTCCGCCGGCGGTAACCCCGGAAACGGAAGACGGCGACCCGCTCCCTGTGCAATTGGACTACCTGACCAAGTTCACGGGCGCGAATAGCGCGTTTCTGCAAGAGCTTGTTGACACGTTTCTGCAGGAGAATCAGCAGCATCTGGAGAGTCTGCTCGCGGCAATCGAAAACGCCGACTTGAAGCAGACGGAATTCCATGCGCACGCGATCAAGAACGGCGCCCTTACATTCCATGCGCCAAGTATTTCGGAAATCGCGCTGAAAATGGAACACGCGGCCCGTTCCGGAGACCTGCGCGCGGCTTCCGGGCTGGCGAATCCGCTGCGGGAAGCTTACGATCAAGTTGTGTCGTACTTGAAGCGTCACGTGCTGGAAAGCGCTGGCCAATCGCAAGAGTAG